The segment CGGGTAATCCACAAACCCTGGCGACATGCCGATATCATCAACGCGGTGCAGGCCTGCCTCACCCGGGAAGACCCTAATCAATTAAACTGAGAGGCCCTCGGCCGGGGACAGGCCCTCTCCCGGAGATGTCCTTCGATCTTGGCATACCCCTGTATCTTAATCGGGTTTATTCTGGTCTTCCTGTCGGGTCAGTCCTTCCGGAGGAATGTCCTGCTCTGGTGCGGCGGGCAAAACCACAACAAAACGCGTTTTTCCCGGTTCCGAGCTGAACCAGATGGTCCCCTGGTGTTTGGTAATTATGGTCCGGCAAATTTCCAGCCCCAGGCCTATTCCCTCACCGTGTTCTTTCGTTGTGAAGAAGGGATCAAAGATTCTGTCCTTCACCTCAGCAGGAATACCCGAGCCGGAATCCTCAATGGTAACACGGACATCGCCGTTCTCTCTCTCTGTGGTGATCACAATCTCTCCCTCACCAGGCCCGCTTTCAATCGCCTGGACCGCGTTGAGGATGAGGTTCATCCATACTTGTCCGAGCTGATCGGCCGCGCCCAGCACACGAAGTCCTGCAAAGTTTCGATGCAACCGCACGCCTCGCTTGATGCGATTATACAGGATCGTAAGAACGCTCTCGATCCCCGCCTCCAGGGAAACCGGAAGATGCTTCCCTTCCGATTCGGGGTGCAAATAGGTCCTGAGGGCAGCCACAACCTTCTCTCCCTTCTCGGCGGCTACAGCCACTACCTGAGCTGTCCTTCGGGCCCCCACCAGAGCGGCGGCCCGGCGCAGAACCTCCCCACTGCGGGGATCATACAAAAAGGGAAGGAACTGCTCTACTTCGTCGTCTATTTCCATCTCCACCAGAAAATCGGCGGTCTCTCCCGGATGAGGCACCCGCTCCTGCTCAAGAAAGACCCGGAGATTCCCCTTGCGCGCGCGCGCACCTTGAGAGAACACAAGCTCACCACACCGGGGAAGAGCTGTCTGCAACAGACGCGAGTACAAATCACCCATCCCGCTACTCCAGGGATTTTCAAGGATCACGTCATTTGTTTGCCGGGAATCGAAGTAGCGAACCAGGGCACCCCCCGAAGAAGAGATGGCAGCCAGGGGAGTGTTGAGCTCGTGGGCGATCCCGGCCGAGAGTTTTCCCAGAGCAGATAACCGCTCCGATTCCACCAGGCGACTTTGAGCATTTTCCAGCTCCTGGAGCGACCGTTGCAGTTCCCCGGTTCGTTCGACCACTCGTTCTTCCAGGCTTTCTTTTGCTTCGGTGAGCTGTGCATTTTTTTCCAGGATATGGCGGGCCATATTGTTTATCAGGACGATCAGACTATTCAGGTCATGGTACGGCCCCAATTCAATTGGTTTCCCGTAATTTCCTCGGGATATTTCATCGATACCCTGGCGGATGGGAACAAACTCCCGGGAAATTTTCTTGATTATGAGAAACCGCGTGGCTACCAGGTTGGCCAGAACCACCGCTCCAATAATCACCAGGGCAAGCACGACAAAGCGGAAGCGCATGCCCCGAATCTCGGCATCGCTGAATTCCAGATACACTTCTCCCAGAACGAGCCCTTC is part of the Alkalispirochaeta americana genome and harbors:
- a CDS encoding sensor histidine kinase, whose product is MKRSRGLLSDAQRMTILVSAAIIVAFEIVTILFMTNAMTDDLIRSSRTVADEIEVILEDPLYNIDDDQARRIAEVLLSSGRISGIVLNSSATGEIVSRPASVPSRYIPPVHRLVEREGLVLGEVYLEFSDAEIRGMRFRFVVLALVIIGAVVLANLVATRFLIIKKISREFVPIRQGIDEISRGNYGKPIELGPYHDLNSLIVLINNMARHILEKNAQLTEAKESLEERVVERTGELQRSLQELENAQSRLVESERLSALGKLSAGIAHELNTPLAAISSSGGALVRYFDSRQTNDVILENPWSSGMGDLYSRLLQTALPRCGELVFSQGARARKGNLRVFLEQERVPHPGETADFLVEMEIDDEVEQFLPFLYDPRSGEVLRRAAALVGARRTAQVVAVAAEKGEKVVAALRTYLHPESEGKHLPVSLEAGIESVLTILYNRIKRGVRLHRNFAGLRVLGAADQLGQVWMNLILNAVQAIESGPGEGEIVITTERENGDVRVTIEDSGSGIPAEVKDRIFDPFFTTKEHGEGIGLGLEICRTIITKHQGTIWFSSEPGKTRFVVVLPAAPEQDIPPEGLTRQEDQNKPD